A genomic region of Podarcis raffonei isolate rPodRaf1 chromosome 13, rPodRaf1.pri, whole genome shotgun sequence contains the following coding sequences:
- the LOC128399616 gene encoding zinc finger BED domain-containing protein 6-like translates to MMPRRGRGRRAQLATFSRRGVAIHLQEPHFSGAPEAGVSREPFPVMAAPAVSLQPAMKEEEEPGPSTTTVHDLFSYLKEKEDEEDEDAAELGAFSPAVSNQLGAKEPGHPEAQEMLSYLKKEEDDDGEEVIERVSFSPPHVLHPQSAPPGTYMPAGTMGRAGIEMVHFFTPMTHVSASSHHHHHKRGREREVLVVDGIPTHAPKKTTSAVWDYFTLDPREPCVAVCSTCQKRVRRGKDGGTRPGTTALHKHLKVHHGLHLPGVAVVPPSPLMPLKERQHGPTIVVTEPPAPAFQPARQERNQPYYPPTHSAAIQLASETAWMLAVDMQPPSYVESDGFRRLMATAQPRWKIPGRAFFATKAVPELSKVVSRAVRQAVVGSVGRTVHIAIDTWSGRQTASYMSVTGHWVAESAGVLSRHHATLSVCAFEGPCSAENICHKLREVLQDWLYDLKTGGVVLDDGANTAKAIRELRLKYVPCLARCLKLVVKAFLAADAHVDRLLKTSRRICTRYKHSTVVRRRLLEAQAILGSHRQPAGQEPPRRSNSTLRMLESLYRERQAVSAIFEQDEEAALLHLTPPDWKVVKCLVEILKPFDDAATLVTRPDATLCQALPLLWFLEEQLRALRTRYYQENNNTAAHLTTQALDCLEAQNQLSEMKGTLICRVAAFLDPRFRDITTMKLGGADTGDAAMLREHILDLATRSYVPPGPDADFSPMGRSSPQQPSGSSGPPGSAAWQFTMKRWRAITKSDPAMGLASEGGAAAALREMEEYLHDNVDHIGENADPMLYWQGKMGVWPALFKVALFHFGCPPTSVPSEDVSGSASSLVDRGHPRDLSPANVKMLTFIRKNRHLVPQDWRLSLGDLPSSQGAMGSREDLDLEDEEDLLTADEELEEKQ, encoded by the coding sequence ATGATGCCAAGGCGCGGCCGGGGCAGAAGAGCCCAGCTGGCGACTTTTTCCCGGAGAGGCGTGGCCATCCACCTCCAGGAGCCTCACTTCTCGGGCGCGCCGGAGGCTGGTGTTTCCCGGGAACCGTTCCCCGTCATGGCTGCCCCAGCGGTTTCTTTGCAGCCGgcgatgaaggaggaggaggagcccggCCCGTCGACGACAACCGTGCACGACCTCTTCTCCTACCTGAAGGAGAAAGAAGACGAGGAGGACGAGGATGCGGCAGAGCTGGGCGCTTTCTCTCCAGCGGTGTCCAACCAGCTGGGGGCGAAGGAGCCCGGCCACCCCGAGGCTCAAGAGATGCTCTCGTACCTCAAGAAGGAGGAGGACGACGACGGAGAGGAGGTCATTGAGAGAGTGTCGTTCTCCCCGCCCCACGTCCTCCACCCACAGTCTGCTCCTCCAGGGACCTACATGCCCGCCGGCACCATGGGCAGGGCAGGCATCGAGATGGTTCATTTCTTCACCCCCATGACGCACGTCTCGGcctcttcccaccaccaccatcacaagCGTGGGCGCGAGCGGGAAGTGCTGGTGGTGGACGGCATCCCCACGCACGCCCCCAAGAAAACCACCTCGGCCGTGTGGGATTATTTCACCCTGGATCCCAGGGAGCCGTGCGTGGCCGTCTGCAGCACTTGCCAGAAGCGGGTGCGCAGGGGCAAGGACGGGGGCACCCGCCCTGGCACCACGGCCCTCCACAAACACCTGAAGGTGCACCACGGGCTGCACTTGCCGGGTGTCGCTGTGGTCCCTCCTTCGCCTCTGATGCCCCTGAAGGAGAGGCAACACGGCCCGACCATCGTGGTGACCGAGCCACCTGCCCCGGCCTTCCAGCCCGCGCGCCAGGAGAGGAACCAGCCGTACTACCCGCCAACGCACTCAGCAGCCATCCAGCTGGCTTCCGAAACGGCCTGGATGCTTGCCGTGGACATGCAGCCCCCGTCGTACGTGGAAAGCGACGGGTTCCGCCGGCTGATGGCCACCGCCCAGCCCCGCTGGAAAATCCCTGGGCGCGCGTTCTTCGCCACAAAGGCTGTGCCCGAGCTGTCCAAAGTGGTGTCCCGAGCTGTCCGCCAAGCGGTGGTGGGCAGCGTGGGCCGTACGGTCCACATCGCCATAGACACCTGGTCGGGCCGGCAGACTGCCTCCTACATGTCGGTGACGGGGCACTGGGTGGCCGAGTCGGCGGGCGTCCTCTCGCGGCATCACGCCACCTTGTCGGTGTGTGCCTTTGAGGGGCCCTGCTCAGCCGAGAACATCTGCCACAAGCTGAGGGAGGTGCTTCAAGACTGGCTCTACGACCTGAAGACCGGGGGCGTGGTCCTGGACGACGGGGCCAACACGGCGAAGGCCATACGCGAGCTGCGCCTCAAGTACGTCCCTTGCCTGGCGCGCTGCCTGAAGCTGGTGGTGAAGGCCTTCTTGGCGGCCGACGCCCACGTCGACCGGCTGCTGAAGACGTCCCGGAGGATCTGCACCCGCTACAAGCACTCGACGGTGGTCCGGCGGCGCCTGCTGGAGGCACAGGCCATACTGGGCTCGCACCGGCAGCCGGCGGGGCAAGAGCCTCCCCGGAGATCCAACTCCACGCTGCGGATGCTGGAGAGCCTCTACCGGGAGCGGCAAGCCGTCAGCGCCATCTTCGAGCAAGACGAGGAGGCCGCCTTGCTGCACCTGACGCCGCCGGACTGGAAGGTGGTGAAGTGTTTGGTGGAGATCCTCAAGCCCTTTGACGATGCTGCCACGCTGGTCACCCGCCCAGACGCCACACTCTGCCAGGCTCTCCCTCTGCTATGGTTCCTGGAGGAGCAGCTGCGGGCCTTGAGGACCAGGTACTACCAGGAGAACAACAACACGGCGGCCCACCTCACCACACAGGCCCTGGACTGCCTGGAAGCCCAAAACCAGTTGAGCGAGATGAAGGGCACCCTCATCTGCCGGGTGGCCGCCTTCCTCGACCCCCGCTTCAGGGACATCACCACCATGAAGCTAGGCGGGGCTGACACGGGCGATGCAGCCATGTTGAGGGAGCACATCCTCGACTTGGCCACCAGGTCCTACGTACCTCCGGGGCCCGACGCCGACTTCTCCCCGATGGGGCGCTCGTCCCCGCAGCAGCCCAGTGGCTCCAGCGGACCCCCCGGCTCGGCGGCGTGGCAGTTCACCATGAAGCGCTGGCGGGCGATTACCAAGAGTGACCCCGCCATGGGCCTGGCGTCCGAGGGAGGGGCGGCGGCGGCCCTGCGGGAGATGGAGGAGTATCTCCACGACAACGTGGACCACATTGGGGAGAACGCCGACCCCATGCTGTACTGGCAGGGGAAGATGGGGGTCTGGCCGGCCCTCTTCAAGGTGGCCCTGTTCCATTTTGGGTGCCCGCCCACGTCGGTGCCCTCCGAAGACGTCTCCGGCAGTGCCAGTTCGTTGGTGGACAGGGGGCACCCCAGGGACCTCTCCCCGGCCAACGTGAAGATGCTGACCTTCATCCGAAAGAATCGCCACCTCGTCCCGCAAGACTGGAGGCTCTCTCTGGGAGACCTGCCCTCCTCGCAAGGCGCCATGGGGTCGAGGGAGGACTTGGATCTGGAAGACGAGGAAGACCTTTTGACGGCGGATGAGGAACTGGAGGAAAAGCAGTGA